Genomic DNA from Garra rufa chromosome 18, GarRuf1.0, whole genome shotgun sequence:
CTCAAACTGCCTCCCTTCAACTAAACATTCTTTCATACAGCACGGACTAGTGGTTTATGTCCCATATGTCTTGCACATATACCTCTCTACATAGACTACTTCGATGTCTGCCGCAGCCCATGCGTACTGATCATTGGTTGAATTCCTCTGATGCTAACAGCTCAGATGAAGTATTCCTTCTTGTTGTCAGTGACAGTGTCATTGTAGACCTGGTCAGGGTCCACTCCTGGAGCGGGCTCACCCGCGGTTCTGTAAACACCCTTACTGTGACACAGGTATCTGTACAGCAGGATGCCACAGACAACAAGGGTCAACAGGATGAGGGCAATTACCactaaaagagaaaagaaaaatataaaataaatcaaatgaagAAATAATACCCTTCAAGCCAAACCAGACCAAATGCAAACCTCTAATATGTAGCATCATCATGACACCTGCTGGCAAGCACTGTGTAATGTGTACCCATACTATCTAGGTTTGTCCAACACAATATATAACTCCTAGTCATTTAGGTATTTCAATGGCTTTAGTCTAATACCAAATATGCGCAAGCTAGACTAACGCTCAATTACCTCCAATGACAGTCGTGTCTGTTTGCGGTGGAGCCGCGGTTGTTGATGCAACATCTGTccctgagaaagaaaaaaaaagcactgaAGATGACATACTCAAACCTGTATGTCAAGATTACAAGCACTGAAGTGTGGAATTACAACCATTTCCAGCTGGAGAAACTGCTCAGCCTTGTTAAAGAATAATCAGATTAGAAAAAAATGCAACATGCCACCAAGTTAGGCATTTACTGTGCATAGATTTTATAAGTATGGctctaattaaacatttttagacCCAAATGAGGTCAGGTTAGACTAGTGTACAAGTATTATTTGGAAAATAAATGGGGGTAGTGCCAAGATTATGTTACAATAGCCTATTACAATGTTCAGATTCATTGTGTGATATGAGCGGCACTCCCAAAGCCTGTGAGGGAAACTCTTAAACTCTTAAAAAAGTATTAGAAGGTAAGGTGTAGATTAGAACTTACCAATAGGTGCAATGCTTGTCATGGTGAAAGTCATAGTTGTATTGAAACGGACACCTATGtggagcaaaacaaacagtgttgaCTTATTTTAACAATGAAAACTATAATACCAACTGTGACTTTTGACAAATATTTGCTTTCTGTAACAGACGATATGGCTTAAGTAAACTTCTGTGTAAATATTAACTAAATGTGGACAAACATAGCTGGGTACATAACCTGAACAGTTCGTGTCCTATTAAGGACTACTGACACTGTTTAAAGTCAAGGACATTTATATGTGGATAAGGAATTCAAAATCCTGCATTGAATATTCATTATGACTTTCAGAAATGTCTACATTTTGACTTTTGGACAGATGAGGACTTTTCAAAGAACCATGTCAACCTGCTTTTTACAATAGATCTACAGCTATACAGCAGGTTAAGGGTTGTCATAAGGGTTGATTTTTTGAaattggaaattgagatttatgcatcatctgaaagctgtcatctcattgatgtatggtttgttaggataggacattgtttggtcaagatacaaatatttgaacatctggaatctgagggtgcaaaaaaatctaaatatcgagaaaatcgcctttaaagttgtccaaatgaagttcttagcaatgcatattattaatcaaacattaaaatgatatatttactgtaggaaatttacagaatatcttcatggaacatgatctttactttatatcctaatgacttttggcataaaagaaaaaacgatcattttgacccatacaatgtatttttggctatcgctacaaatataccccagcgacttaagactggttttgtggtccagggtcacatattataaattgCATAGAATTGCTACTTAAAGCtaaattaaaggaaaagttcatttaaaaatgaaCGTTTCCTGAGaatttgctcaccctcaggcaTGTTTGAAGTTagaaacatcttaatgatgaatttgtttcttacaaacatgcagctttttttgtgggttacttgtggactattgtgatggttttatcagctgtttgcacTCTTAATCTGATGGTACTCATTCGCTACAACatgctcatctacatcttggatgtccttatgctgatgatacacggggcaactttttgagccattttatcgggcaactttttttgcaatattgtttGGGCACTTTCCTATTGAGAATGGGTAACAGATTTCTATCTGGACAATTTAGATCAATCGTGGGCCCTGTATCTCGCCTGGTTGCCCATTGAccgcaacatttgccaaagttgcccagtgtatcatcagcctaagGGCAAGTACGTTTttagcaaatttttatttttggttaacTATTTCTGTAATGCTTTTTTTTATATGGGCCAttatacagaattggtgcaaactgcagtcccacaaccaaaaccatatttaaaaagaatttacatattcaaatcttagatgtttactaagatccttttattatctattaaaacccacaataatacttaaaatattagtaggcttaatatatataaaatcttaatttattgggtactttcaattgggagcttgcattttattccattgttgtttttaaaaatatctttttgatttttttttttataaaaagtgaaattaaaaaaacatttattttagattttttttttgtaaataatgaaaCGTAAGTGTCCCGCATTtttatgtcactaccgaaacagtgcaTGTTTTAgcccattggctgagactgattttaactacacccctaaatTATTGATcaggcatctttgtttttttggggggggggggtgttattccataaaattgccactaccgaaacagtcacaaccaaaacatgtcatcatttcGGTAGtaacaaaagggaacacataatcctttatttagaggaaataaacaacattttagtacagttttgcacattttttgtattttatgaagttttagtagtgtttaagcatgtgggttaaaattctgtaatgtggtCAGGGGCCCTGGcgaaaatgtgcagtcatgacaaaaacatgggatgttttgtcaaaaacaaagtatactgaattatcaactatggttatgatagtgtttggtttaaTGTGTACGTTATAATCAACTTTTGGAATTGGaactggattcaaaatacaacaaatctcataaaatacatttgaaatattgtttaaattgcaATTGTTATTGACTTACCTCTGACAaccttttaataaaatagaaaatatatttacaaggaagatgtaagcaaaatcctaATACCTCAATATAATCCttcttttaaaattattattactgtgtttcagtagtgacaaatttggggagaggacaaatattccaaaactttctgaaaatacaatataagaattaactgcacaagtGAAGTAGAAGTGTGTACCTATTATACAGTTTGCATACATACATAATTTGTGGAAAAGACTTttttttccaactctgacttcaTACCAATTCCGTTGAATGGCCCATATACGCATGTTGGACATTTGCCACAATACATTAAGTcaactaaaatctaaaaatatatagagatattatcattattatatattacaaCGACTATCTCTATAAATAGGATAAAAGTTTGATACACATTGGTGGAGCAGACAGGTCAGATAAGTCTCTTTTTCTTAAATGTCTATATTAACATACATTAAATGTTTGTATTAGCTTTTCATTATGTAACTCATATTGACCCACATGCTTGTAATGTACACAAAAGCACCCGTTTTGTCCAATGACCCTTTAAACTTATAGGCGTGATAAAATGCTGAGCAGCAGTCACAAGTCTCACTTCCTAAAATGAATCAACTTTCCTTCACACAAATCTAGTATGGTTTAAAAAAAAGAGGGATCTCTTCGTGATGTAGGTAAGTTACACTAACGTTACACACAAAGAGGTGCTGGGTCACCAGATACTCAAAGAAACACGAACCGGTGAATATGACTGACTGTTTGTTTGTAGTACAGACAACCTAAAACTGTAATCCTCACGATACCATTTATTAAATTTGATCGATAGTACTCGAAAATCCCTTCTCGCACTGTGAACGACCACTTTAAAGCGCTGTAAAACTCATCATTTAACAGCTGTTTTGCCATTTGAACCCTTCAGATCTACTTCCAGCCCAACAGGAACAAAAAAACTTACCTGTTTGAGTGTCAGAGTCGCGGATAAACTACTTCTTGCTAAAGATGCTGCTCACTGTTATTAAACTTTAACTTCAGACGGAGAAATCATAAAAAAAGTAAGCAGCGTTGAAGTCAAAACAGAACGGCATGAAGCCAACACACGCTCATCCACGAAACTGTTCTGAGTGCGCGATGTCCGATTTGTGAAGGAATCGTTTAGATGATTCGGCTCTTTTCAGCGAATCAGTTGAACTGGTTCAATTCCGGTTTGAGCGATCTGTTCGTGAATAGGTTTGAATGCCGTTTTCGAGTCAATATCCCTAAACAACCGTGTCGTGATAAACCTGAATTTTAAGTACCGGAAGTAGGTTTACAACTTGAATGTATGACAGTTTTATCAACGCACTTACAAAAATAACGTTACACACAGTCCCTTAATGTAAAACaactgtcatttatttatttatactattttattcaaacatgaaaaaacattttatgacTAAACGAGTACTGTTTAGACCTAATGTAAATGTTTAGTTACTAAATGATTTTGTTTTTATGAGCTATATCATAGCTGCAATAAACTGAACTGGGGCACATGAAAATAAGAAGTAATACAAAAAACCGAATGAACTATATTTGCATTTTGCTTTAATTCGGACGTTTCATTGTGTAACCATACGGTCAGATGACGTAATTGCGTCACGACGTAAAGAATCATATGATCCTTCTTTGGAACAAAGAACAGTTCGAAAGAGTCGATTCTCTCTATCCTTGACGGAGCATGGGCGCGTTCACGAGCGTTTCCTCCTGCCCGCTCCCGTGAAGAATCAAACAATGGTCGCATTCCACGAAATGACTAATAATAACCAACAACAACCACTACCTCCCTGCAAAGCATGCTAGACTAACCTCTGGAATAAAAAAGGAGAATTGGAACATTAGTTTAATTGTTTAAGTGTGTAATGAAGAACATGCAAAAACAGAGTGACAAGATAATTTTTATGAAGTTATTTAATCACTGTGGATTGTCAAGTGCATTATTCAAGTAACATTTCCATTGTTTCCTTTGATCAATTAGataaatgtatgtcatatattaAGTTATGTgtctaaaacattaaaatacttaaGGAATACCACCACATAGGATAAAAGACATGAAAGTGATTATATTCTAAAAGAAACTTTTCTTGAATTATGACCCACAATTTAAATATTACTCTGAAAATACATATCTCAAAAGACCAAggatgaaaaaaatgaatacaagCAAATATAGCATTTTGCATCCTCTGTTTTGATGTGCATTTGCGGCCCGATTCCACCATATGGCCAATAAACACTGCGTCTTCTCTGTAAACAGATatgaaatttaaatgaaaaacacaTTTAGCCATCTGCTCACAGTGGATTAAATGAAACACGTCATCACAACATGAGAGTGAGCTGGAAGTGCTCTCAAATTATGCTGACCTTTTGTCTGCTATTTAGGGGCCTCTGTTGTCACTCCCTCCTTCACCTCTCCTGACGGATGGTTACCCTTGGTAAGAGCCTTGAAACAGGTCAAACGAATAAAAATTACACCTCGTTCTGAGTtacatttttaggtttctttaCGAATTATCATAATGATTATGATCTCTCTCTAtgtatttatatacagttgaagtcaaaagtttacatacaccatgcagaatctgcaaaatggtaattattttaccaaaataagaaagatcatacaaattgcatgttattttttatttagtactgacctaaggGATTcacatgcagctattacagaaggttcaaaccctcacagatgcttcagaaggaaacacgatgcattaagagccagggggtgaaaacttttggaatttgaaaatcaaggtaaattttaactaattttgtctcctgggaaacatgtaagtatctcctgtagttctgaatggcagtactaaatgaaaaaatatgatatttaggcaaaataagaaaaatttgcacatctttattctgttcaaaagttttcacccccagctcttaattcaTTGTgtgtccttctgaagcatcggtgagcattcGAACCTTCtataattgttgcatatgagtcccccagtgtgaaaagatggatctcagaatcatacagtcattattagaaagggttcaaatacaccaacatgctgaaaaaccatagaatctgtgggacctgaaagatttttctgaagaaaatcaggcagtttaactgttcaggacaaacaagggactcatgaacaactatcactaaacaaaataaataaaaataaataaaaataaacagctgtggatcattcaggtaacaacacagtattaggaatcaagtgtatgtaaacttttgaactattatttttgcttgtggactatatgtaaacatcttttatgtgaaatatcttagtcaggtcagtactaaataagaaaataacatgcactttgtatgatcccatttattttggttaaataattaacattttgcagattctgcaaggtgtatgtaaacttttgattttaaatgaatatatagACTTTGACTTATTATGTGTTTTATAATGTGTTTACACCTTAACAGAACTCACATTGTTTGAAGCCTCAGCTTGTTCCACATCTGACTTAGTGTCATGAGCTATTCCATTCTCCACACCTGAAGGCCCATCGTCCCCCACCTTCTCTGGAGTTTTTTGATCTTTGATTTTGGAGCATTCAGCGACATTTGCGTTTGGTTTCAGTTCACTCTCATCACTGTCCTCCTCAGAAGACTCCTCCTCATTAGGTGTATCTTGATCTGAGGCTTGCGAGGACTCCTTTTTGGCTTTCTCGTCTTTCTCCACTGGTTTATCTTCAGAGGTGCTGGTGTTATCCACTTGTGGCTCATGGGGCGAGGTACCTTCCTCTGTAGGATAATCTAATCTTGTAGGGCTGCCTTTTGCACCAGAGACATTCTCATAAAGAGGTTGAGGGCTGGTGGGGCTTGTCTGTCTAGGGCTGTATGACCCATATGCTGGTTTGTTAGACTTAAAACTAGATGAGTTGTCTCTCctgtaaagaaattaatacttttagttagcaaggatgctttaaatcgatcaaaagtgatgaaaaagacatttataatgttacaaaagatttctatttcagatgaatgctgttcttctgaactttctattcatcgaagaaacttgaaaaaaatatactcagctgttttcaacataataatagatgtttttgagcagcaaatcagattattagaatggtttctgaagaacCATGTGACTAATTTTTAAGTAATTGAGCAATTTTTAAATTTCAGTattgaaaatatattatatattcaaataagaaacagttatattaaattgaacaaatttttcaaaactgtactgtttttgctgtgctttggatcaaattaatttagtcttggtgagcagaagagacttctttaaaaaacataaaaaatcttactgttcacaaacttttgactggtagtgtagctcaCAGTAACTCATTACTTAAATGATAAATGACAGCATTTTATgcctttatattatttattttgcactttatattattttttttcataccAGCAGATGGCACTATTtcctaactttttaaagagagagAACAAAGAGAgaacataaaattattattatttttttttaccttagagAGCCCCTGGGGTTGTAACTGGTGTGGAAATCATAAAAGCTTTTAAGTGATCTGGGGGACAAAGTATCTCTAAATGACCTTCTCTTCAAGGAACCAGAgcttaaaagaaaaacaaacagagTAGTTTGTTACTCTAAAGTATTATACTACTGATATTTCACttgtttatttaaagaaatactGTATATAGAAGAACAGACTACAAAGCCTTATACCGGTTGAAGTTCTTCACGACAAAGTTCTTGTCCGGATGCTGGCTGCTCAGCTCTTTCATCACAGTCTGTAAATCCTCATTGTTCTTGgggtcaaaaaaagaaaaaaagaggttTCAGGTACTTGCAGAACATACGGGATCACATTTTTGatccaagtatttttttttaaatagtttggtTTACCTTGGTAAGCTCCTTGTAGAAGATGTCTCTGAGGTTGCAAATGGCTTGGAAGACTGTGACATAGCATCCAATGCGACTATATAATGCAGAACAAATAAAACTTAATTAAGGTAACGGACATTAAGATTTAAAGACAATCCAGATGTGTACTAGAAAAATAACCCCAGAACTCACCTGTCAAAAAGAATAGGCAGTTCCACCTTCAGCTCGTTGTTCATGCCCTCAAATATCACCTTTGCTGCCTTCATCTCATCCTCTGCCTATAAAAGCAACAGCACAAAAAGAAAATCCTATACATCTATCCTTTATTAAATTTGAATCGTGTCAATATGTCACTAGTAATATCAAGTTTGATAGAAAAGAACATGCATGGAATGCCTATGAACAAACTTACTGTCGGGCAGAATATATGAAATTAGTTGAACATGTCATACAATACCTTTCCAATTTTGACATCATCCTTCTTTTTAGCATTCTGTAGCCCTGTCAGGTGATGGCGGGCAGAATCATAGTCTACGAGTTTCCTGTTTCGCTTGGCCACTTTTTCCTGAATCATGAAGAAAAATagttgtgcatttttttttaaatgacagagaattttatgtgtatttgaaGCAGCCGTTGTTACCCTGACATCTGGAAACTGGCTCATGTAAGACTCC
This window encodes:
- the bin2a gene encoding bridging integrator 2a isoform X1, with translation MAESKSSISSKGGANVLAKRVQKQFSRAQEKVLQRFGKSEETKDEHFEECAMNLQSQQSDGYRIYKDLKAYLNAVTVMRDASSRLFQSMYDAYDDRWDGAEDLGAVVEGEDLLWKDYEDKLRDQALITMESYMSQFPDVRVTTAASNTHKILCHLKKNAQLFFFMIQEKVAKRNRKLVDYDSARHHLTGLQNAKKKDDVKIGKAEDEMKAAKVIFEGMNNELKVELPILFDSRIGCYVTVFQAICNLRDIFYKELTKNNEDLQTVMKELSSQHPDKNFVVKNFNRSGSLKRRSFRDTLSPRSLKSFYDFHTSYNPRGSLRRDNSSSFKSNKPAYGSYSPRQTSPTSPQPLYENVSGAKGSPTRLDYPTEEGTSPHEPQVDNTSTSEDKPVEKDEKAKKESSQASDQDTPNEEESSEEDSDESELKPNANVAECSKIKDQKTPEKVGDDGPSGVENGIAHDTKSDVEQAEASNNALTKGNHPSGEVKEGVTTEAPK
- the bin2a gene encoding bridging integrator 2a isoform X2, with the translated sequence MAESKSSISSKGGANVLAKRVQKQFSRAQEKVLQRFGKSEETKDEHFEECAMNLQSQQSDGYRIYKDLKAYLNAVTVMRDASSRLFQSMYDAYDDRWDGAEDLGAVVEGEDLLWKDYEDKLRDQALITMESYMSQFPDVREKVAKRNRKLVDYDSARHHLTGLQNAKKKDDVKIGKAEDEMKAAKVIFEGMNNELKVELPILFDSRIGCYVTVFQAICNLRDIFYKELTKNNEDLQTVMKELSSQHPDKNFVVKNFNRSGSLKRRSFRDTLSPRSLKSFYDFHTSYNPRGSLRRDNSSSFKSNKPAYGSYSPRQTSPTSPQPLYENVSGAKGSPTRLDYPTEEGTSPHEPQVDNTSTSEDKPVEKDEKAKKESSQASDQDTPNEEESSEEDSDESELKPNANVAECSKIKDQKTPEKVGDDGPSGVENGIAHDTKSDVEQAEASNNALTKGNHPSGEVKEGVTTEAPK